In Felis catus isolate Fca126 chromosome A2, F.catus_Fca126_mat1.0, whole genome shotgun sequence, the following proteins share a genomic window:
- the YJU2B gene encoding coiled-coil domain-containing protein 130 isoform X1 translates to MGERKGVNKYYPPDFNPEKHGSLNRYHNSHPLRERARKLSQGILIIRFEMPYNIWCDGCKNHIGMGVRYNAEKKKVGNYYTTPIYRHPQGSLSFLGFLLQHHLSERPLPEQHSPPNTGCLCICCERGPCWDVSPSKSRLTSFTAVSSAAAAKPAAGQPRSGGFVECTKEQTPDRRSALGRWDGVCLTHSRDPRHRAWFRMKCHLCVNYIEMQTDPANCDYVIVSGAQRKEERWDMEDNEQVLTTEHEKKQKLETDAMFRLEHGEADRSTLKKALPTLSHIQEAQSAWKDDFALNSMLRKRFREKKKAMQEEEERDQALQAKASLAIPLVPETEDDRKLAALLKFHTLDSYEDKQKLKRTEIISRSWFSSTPGPRTGSSKAGSVLKKLAQNRRCAPVGSPITVEDLGIVRRRSREALENLRLAAETPKPGEPWVPEGNTQDRPASPPDGSPETAETPRSRGPPGQAGKRQDRPRSPPGPSQEAAASQDTPHPGTLSSSLVADYSDSESE, encoded by the exons CATGGCTCTCTCAACCGATACCACAACAGCCACCCGCTACGGGAGCGGGCTCGGAAGCTGTCCCAAGGCATCCTCATTATCAG GTTTGAGATGCCCTATAACATCTGGTGCGACGGCTGCAAGAACCACATCGGCATGG gtGTTCGTTACAATGCAGAAAAGAAGAAGGTTGGCAATTATTACACAACGCCCATCTACAG aCATCCGCAaggctccctctccttccttgggTTTCTGCTCCAACACCACCTCTCAGAGAGGCCTCTTCCAGAGCAGCACTCACCCCCCAACACTGGTTGCTTGTGCATTTGCTGCGAGCGTGGCCCCTGCTGGGATGTCAGCCCCTCTAAGAGCAGGTTGACGTCCTTCACCGCCGTGTCCTCAGCAGCCGCTGCCAAGCCTGCCGCAGGGCAGCCTCGCTCGGGAGGGTTTGTTGAATGCACGAAGGAGCAAACTCCAGACAGAAGGTCAGCTCTGGGGCGATGGGACGGTGTGTGTCTCACCCACAGCCGTGACCCCAGACACAGAGCTTG GTTCCGGATGAAATGCCACCTGTGCGTCAACTACATCGAGATGCAGACGGACCCCGCCAACTGCGACTACGTGATTGTGAGTGGCGCCCAGCGCAAGGAGGAGCGCTGGGACATGGAGGACAACGAGCAGGTGCTGACGACAG AGCATGAGAAGAAGCAGAAGCTGGAGACGGACGCCATGTTTCGCCTGGAGCACGGCGAGGCCGACCGGAGCACGCTCAAGAAGGCCCTCCCCACCCTGAGCCACATCCAGGAGGCCCAGAGCGCCTGGAAGGATGACTTCGCTCTCAACAGCATGCTGCGGAAAAGGTTCCGG gagaagaaaaaagccatgcaggaggaggaggagagggaccaGGCGTTGCAGGCTAAGGCGAGCCTGGCCATCCCGCTGGTGCCCGAGACGGAGGACGACCGCAAGCTGGCCGCCCTGCTCAAGTTCCACACCCTGGACT cctaCGAGGACAAGCAGAAACTCAAGCGGACGGAGATCATCAGCCGCTCCTGGTTCTCCTCCACCCCGGGACCCCGCACCGGCAGCAGCAAAGCCGGCAGCGTCCTGAAGAAGCTGGCCCAGAACCGCAGATGCGCACCCGTCGGCTCCCCCATCACCGTAGAGGACCTGGGCATCGTGCGGCGGCGGTCCCGAGAGGCCTTGGAGAACCTCCGGCTCGCCGCGGAGACCCCCAAGCCTGGGGAGCCATGGGTGCCAGAGGGGAACACCCAGGACAGGCCCGCATCCCCCCCAGACGGCTCTCCGGAGACAGCCGAGACCCCCAGGAGCAGGGGACCTCCGGGGCAGGCGGGGAAACGTCAGGACAGACCCCGGTCCCCACCAGGCCCCTCTCAGGAGGCAGCCGCCTCCCAGGACACACCACACCCGGGCACCCTCAGCTCCTCCCTGGTGGCCGATTACTCCGActcagagagtgagtga
- the YJU2B gene encoding coiled-coil domain-containing protein 130 isoform X3, producing the protein MGERKGVNKYYPPDFNPEKHGSLNRYHNSHPLRERARKLSQGILIIRFEMPYNIWCDGCKNHIGMGVRYNAEKKKVGNYYTTPIYRFRMKCHLCVNYIEMQTDPANCDYVIVSGAQRKEERWDMEDNEQVLTTEHEKKQKLETDAMFRLEHGEADRSTLKKALPTLSHIQEAQSAWKDDFALNSMLRKRFREKKKAMQEEEERDQALQAKASLAIPLVPETEDDRKLAALLKFHTLDSYEDKQKLKRTEIISRSWFSSTPGPRTGSSKAGSVLKKLAQNRRCAPVGSPITVEDLGIVRRRSREALENLRLAAETPKPGEPWVPEGNTQDRPASPPDGSPETAETPRSRGPPGQAGKRQDRPRSPPGPSQEAAASQDTPHPGTLSSSLVADYSDSESE; encoded by the exons CATGGCTCTCTCAACCGATACCACAACAGCCACCCGCTACGGGAGCGGGCTCGGAAGCTGTCCCAAGGCATCCTCATTATCAG GTTTGAGATGCCCTATAACATCTGGTGCGACGGCTGCAAGAACCACATCGGCATGG gtGTTCGTTACAATGCAGAAAAGAAGAAGGTTGGCAATTATTACACAACGCCCATCTACAG GTTCCGGATGAAATGCCACCTGTGCGTCAACTACATCGAGATGCAGACGGACCCCGCCAACTGCGACTACGTGATTGTGAGTGGCGCCCAGCGCAAGGAGGAGCGCTGGGACATGGAGGACAACGAGCAGGTGCTGACGACAG AGCATGAGAAGAAGCAGAAGCTGGAGACGGACGCCATGTTTCGCCTGGAGCACGGCGAGGCCGACCGGAGCACGCTCAAGAAGGCCCTCCCCACCCTGAGCCACATCCAGGAGGCCCAGAGCGCCTGGAAGGATGACTTCGCTCTCAACAGCATGCTGCGGAAAAGGTTCCGG gagaagaaaaaagccatgcaggaggaggaggagagggaccaGGCGTTGCAGGCTAAGGCGAGCCTGGCCATCCCGCTGGTGCCCGAGACGGAGGACGACCGCAAGCTGGCCGCCCTGCTCAAGTTCCACACCCTGGACT cctaCGAGGACAAGCAGAAACTCAAGCGGACGGAGATCATCAGCCGCTCCTGGTTCTCCTCCACCCCGGGACCCCGCACCGGCAGCAGCAAAGCCGGCAGCGTCCTGAAGAAGCTGGCCCAGAACCGCAGATGCGCACCCGTCGGCTCCCCCATCACCGTAGAGGACCTGGGCATCGTGCGGCGGCGGTCCCGAGAGGCCTTGGAGAACCTCCGGCTCGCCGCGGAGACCCCCAAGCCTGGGGAGCCATGGGTGCCAGAGGGGAACACCCAGGACAGGCCCGCATCCCCCCCAGACGGCTCTCCGGAGACAGCCGAGACCCCCAGGAGCAGGGGACCTCCGGGGCAGGCGGGGAAACGTCAGGACAGACCCCGGTCCCCACCAGGCCCCTCTCAGGAGGCAGCCGCCTCCCAGGACACACCACACCCGGGCACCCTCAGCTCCTCCCTGGTGGCCGATTACTCCGActcagagagtgagtga
- the YJU2B gene encoding coiled-coil domain-containing protein 130 isoform X2, translating into MLFPRHPQGSLSFLGFLLQHHLSERPLPEQHSPPNTGCLCICCERGPCWDVSPSKSRLTSFTAVSSAAAAKPAAGQPRSGGFVECTKEQTPDRRSALGRWDGVCLTHSRDPRHRAWFRMKCHLCVNYIEMQTDPANCDYVIVSGAQRKEERWDMEDNEQVLTTEHEKKQKLETDAMFRLEHGEADRSTLKKALPTLSHIQEAQSAWKDDFALNSMLRKRFREKKKAMQEEEERDQALQAKASLAIPLVPETEDDRKLAALLKFHTLDSYEDKQKLKRTEIISRSWFSSTPGPRTGSSKAGSVLKKLAQNRRCAPVGSPITVEDLGIVRRRSREALENLRLAAETPKPGEPWVPEGNTQDRPASPPDGSPETAETPRSRGPPGQAGKRQDRPRSPPGPSQEAAASQDTPHPGTLSSSLVADYSDSESE; encoded by the exons atgctcttccccagaCATCCGCAaggctccctctccttccttgggTTTCTGCTCCAACACCACCTCTCAGAGAGGCCTCTTCCAGAGCAGCACTCACCCCCCAACACTGGTTGCTTGTGCATTTGCTGCGAGCGTGGCCCCTGCTGGGATGTCAGCCCCTCTAAGAGCAGGTTGACGTCCTTCACCGCCGTGTCCTCAGCAGCCGCTGCCAAGCCTGCCGCAGGGCAGCCTCGCTCGGGAGGGTTTGTTGAATGCACGAAGGAGCAAACTCCAGACAGAAGGTCAGCTCTGGGGCGATGGGACGGTGTGTGTCTCACCCACAGCCGTGACCCCAGACACAGAGCTTG GTTCCGGATGAAATGCCACCTGTGCGTCAACTACATCGAGATGCAGACGGACCCCGCCAACTGCGACTACGTGATTGTGAGTGGCGCCCAGCGCAAGGAGGAGCGCTGGGACATGGAGGACAACGAGCAGGTGCTGACGACAG AGCATGAGAAGAAGCAGAAGCTGGAGACGGACGCCATGTTTCGCCTGGAGCACGGCGAGGCCGACCGGAGCACGCTCAAGAAGGCCCTCCCCACCCTGAGCCACATCCAGGAGGCCCAGAGCGCCTGGAAGGATGACTTCGCTCTCAACAGCATGCTGCGGAAAAGGTTCCGG gagaagaaaaaagccatgcaggaggaggaggagagggaccaGGCGTTGCAGGCTAAGGCGAGCCTGGCCATCCCGCTGGTGCCCGAGACGGAGGACGACCGCAAGCTGGCCGCCCTGCTCAAGTTCCACACCCTGGACT cctaCGAGGACAAGCAGAAACTCAAGCGGACGGAGATCATCAGCCGCTCCTGGTTCTCCTCCACCCCGGGACCCCGCACCGGCAGCAGCAAAGCCGGCAGCGTCCTGAAGAAGCTGGCCCAGAACCGCAGATGCGCACCCGTCGGCTCCCCCATCACCGTAGAGGACCTGGGCATCGTGCGGCGGCGGTCCCGAGAGGCCTTGGAGAACCTCCGGCTCGCCGCGGAGACCCCCAAGCCTGGGGAGCCATGGGTGCCAGAGGGGAACACCCAGGACAGGCCCGCATCCCCCCCAGACGGCTCTCCGGAGACAGCCGAGACCCCCAGGAGCAGGGGACCTCCGGGGCAGGCGGGGAAACGTCAGGACAGACCCCGGTCCCCACCAGGCCCCTCTCAGGAGGCAGCCGCCTCCCAGGACACACCACACCCGGGCACCCTCAGCTCCTCCCTGGTGGCCGATTACTCCGActcagagagtgagtga
- the MRI1 gene encoding LOW QUALITY PROTEIN: methylthioribose-1-phosphate isomerase (The sequence of the model RefSeq protein was modified relative to this genomic sequence to represent the inferred CDS: inserted 1 base in 1 codon) yields MALEAIRYSRGSLEILDQLLLPXHSRYEAVGSVRQAWEAIRAMKVRGAPAIALVGCLSLAVELQAGAGGPGLAALLAFVRDALSFLVTARPTAVNLARAASQLADAAALEAEREGATEETVRERVICCAEDMLEKDLRDNRSIGDLGARHLLEQVAPGGGKVTVLTHCNTGALATAGYGTALGVIRALHTLGRLDHAFCTETRPYNQGARLTAFELVYEQIPATLIADSTAAAAMAHRGVSAVIVGADRVVANGDTANKVGTYQLAIAAKHHGIPFYVAAPSSSCDLHLETGRDIVIEERPGRELTDVNGVRIAAPGIGVWNPAFDVTPHNLITGGIITELGVFAPEELRAALSTTVS; encoded by the exons ATGGCCTTGGAGGCGATCCGCTACTCCCGGGGCTCGCTGGAGATCCTCGACCAGCTGCTGCTGC AGCACAGCCGCTACGAGGCAGTGGGCTCGGTGCGCCAGGCCTGGGAGGCTATCCGCGCCATGAAG GTGCGCGGCGCCCCGGCCATCGCGCTCGTGGGCTGTCTCAGCCTCGCCGTGGAGCTGCAGGCGGGTGCGGGGGGACCGGGCCTCGCCGCACTGCTGGCTTTCGTGCGCGACGCGCTGAGCTTCCTGGTCACCGCTCGGCCCACCGCGGTCAACCTGGCCCGCGCGGCCAGCCAGCTGGCCGACGCCGCAGCCTTGGAGGCCGAGCGCGAGGGCGCCACGGAAGAGACGGTCCGGGAGAG AGTGATCTGCTGTGCCGAGGACATGTTGGAGAAAGACCTCAGAGACAATCGGAGCATCGGGGACCTAGGAGCCCGCCACCTCCTGGAGCAGGTGGCTCCTGGGGGCGGCAAGGTGACCGTGTTGACCCACTGCAACACTGGTGCCCTGGCCACTGCTGGCTATGGCACTGCCCTGG GGGTGATCCGCGCGCTGCACACCCTGGGCCGTCTGGACCACGCCTTCTGCACGGAGACCCGGCCCTACAACCAGGGAGCCCGGCTGACTGCCTTCGAGCTGGTCTACGAGCAGATCCCCGCCACGCTCATCGCCGACAGCACGGCAGCAGCCGCCATGGCCCACAGAGGGGTGTCAG CCGTCATCGTAGGAGCCGACCGCGTGGTTGCCAACGGTGACACAGCCAACAAGGTGGGCACCTACCAGCTGGCCATCGCTGCCAAGCACCACGGCATCCCCTTCTACGTGGCTGCCCCCAGCTCCTCGTGCGACCTCCATCTGGAGACAGGCAGGGACATTGTCATCGAGGAGCGCCCAGGGCGGGAGCTGACCGACGTCAACGGGGTCAGGATTGCAGCCCCCG GGATTGGGGTTTGGAATCCTGCCTTCGATGTCACCCCCCACAACCTCATCACCGGCGGCATCATCACAGAACTGGGGGTCTTTGCTCCTGAGGAGCTCCGGGCAGCCCTAAGCACCACCGTCTCCTGA
- the CA2H19orf53 gene encoding leydig cell tumor 10 kDa protein homolog, which translates to MAQGQRKFQARKPGKSKAAAAASERNRGPRKGGRVIAPKKARIVQQRKLKKDLEVGIRKKIEHDVVMKASTSLPKKLALLKAPAKKKEAASSSSTKTPS; encoded by the exons ATGGCGCAGGGGCAGCGCAAGTTCCAGGCGCGGAAGCCGGGGAAGAGcaaggcggcggcggcggcctccGAGCGGAACCGAGGCCCGAGGAAGGGTG GTCGTGTCATCGCCCCCAAGAAGGCACGCATCGTGCAGCAGCGAAAGCTCAAGAAG GACCTGGAGGTCGGGATCCGGAAGAAGATCGAACATGACGTGGTCATGAAAGCCAGCACCAGCCTGCCCAAGAAGCTGGCGCTGTTGAAGGCCCCCGCCAAGAAGAAGGAAgcagcctcttcctcctccaccaagACGCCTTCCTAA